A stretch of DNA from Oreochromis aureus strain Israel breed Guangdong linkage group 10, ZZ_aureus, whole genome shotgun sequence:
CCTTCACAGGTACTTGATCATAAGTACCAGACTTCTGATTTCGCCTGATGTCATACCTCACCCAAGTGTTATTTCTCTAGGTTCTACAACTCCCATTTTAGATTGAAGTATTTATTTCGTTTCCATTCTGTGTTCAGATTGGTGAAAGGGTTTTCAAAATTTTCaaaacattcatttatttattaaagatATGCTGGAGTCCTTTGTGGGTAACGCAGAAAGAATGGCCTGCTTTGCTTCTGAGCGAAGCTCACTTGTTAATTCCTCCAAATCGCCTACAAGTGAGGATACTAAACTGTTAGAAAGGCCACTACCCTGCAGTTTGGCCACAATGGATGCACACATTTCTTTGGATGAATCCCTTGTAAGTACTGAATCAATGCTCACTGGAACACTGGAAGAACTAGACTCTGGAAGAACACTGGGAGAACTGTGAGGAAGATTTGAGGAATTAAACTGGTCCTCCAAAGCAGGTGAAACTGTGTCATTAGAAAAACAAGCAATGGCTGAAGTTCGATCATTTTGGTCAACATTGCTGTGAAAACTACTGAGGTGCTTCCTAAAGCCTGCATAAGTTTGAACTGAAGCCTGCAGCCTGGCTGccaacaaaataacttaaacttAGGTCCAGGATAATAACCATGTTCACCTCTTAAATGTGAAATCAGCTGCTGACTGCTGGGATAAGCTCTCTTACACAAAACacatgtcagcattttaatgatttttactTGGGTTGTGAGAAGAATTTCCTGGTTAAGGATTTTGGCTCTCAGGTCACGAACTCTTGGGGACTCCTTCATTTTCCCCATATCAATATTGTATACTGTTGTCTGCAGAAATGTGTAGAAATTCACAAGTGCAGCATCATAAGACACACTGAACACAAAATGAGCTTTAAAAAGCTCATCAAATGCCCCAAGGGAGCGGCTGGCCTGGCAGGGGATGAGACGCTTGTCTATGGCAACATAGAAGCTGTCGACCTTCCTCTTCTGGCGCCCAACAGCCAGGAGGTATGGCTGCTGACTCTGCTGATTCTGGAGATGCTCTTCCAAACTGCAGCAAGACTGGAGTTGAGACAAAGATACTGAGCATTAGACACAGGAGCAAGTCAGAGATAATAGCATCACAGAAATGAGTATGTAAACCTCCTTTGTAAGCTCAACTGTAATTTGTTTCATTCACCTCTTAACCAGTGACATGACAACTTATGATAAAAActataaatattaaattacCTTATGAAAGACTACAAGTCTCTCAACAGCATCAGAGGCGCTGATTTTTGATACTTTGGTCCTCCTGGAGGTGGCGGAAGGAGATGTAACAGTAACAACAGGGAGGCCATGTCTTGGTCAAAGGCTGCGCCAAAGAGTCACAAGAATCAATTGACAGCAAATCTTTCAAATGCAATTTTTAAGGAGAACTAGAAAAGCACTTCCTAAGAAAGTTGAAATGTGCTGTCATAAACATTAAACTAACAGCTAAAGAAAACTGATGAAGCAAAGCTAACAGGTGAATGAATTGGTATTTATTAATAGAATCCTGATGCTATTGAACTTTAACTGcttatagcaaatcatatttAACAAACTCACTTGCTGCCTCATCAAGATCACTTCCTGGTAGACTCTCTGCTGACTGCACCAATTGACGCAACTCTACTGTTGAGGTGAGCTGCTTGGCCTCTTTGATGATTTGATACCTAAAGATTGGATCCCATTTCTGAAGCAGCCTGGTAGATATCTCATCATCAAACAGGAGAGTGAAGTCTTGATTCACCTTTAAGAAAGAAAATCTACTACTGCCACATTCATCTTGAAATTTAAAGTGATATTAAAATTCCACTGAATATTCTCACCAATCCTTTTGTATCCAAGAATCTTGGGAAGATAGACAGGATATCAAGACTTTTGTCAGGATCATTGATGAGCTTCTGACGATGCTGAAAGGTCTCTCTCATCTTCTGGAAAATCAAGGAAGTGTCGGATGTATGGTTCAGCAAAGAGATGGCCTCCTGGCAAGCATCTCCATCAAGCTGCATGTCGACATTAATGGGCCTTTGGGAATTTGGGCCcctgaagaaaaaacacacaaacataaaagcATGGGTGCTGAGCAGATaggtaaatgaaaacaaaataggATATAATGTAAATGAGAACATTATCTAGTTTGTGGACACTTAATTTCTTACCTCCTTCTTGAGCAAAGCCAGTGGAGCTACTTGGTGGTGCAGATCCTCGTCTAGTCTTTCTCTGTATCGTTTTCAGACGCCAAGAAATGTATCCAGTGCTGCTTGCAGCATCATAGAAGTGTTCctaaaatgtaaatacattCAAAAATAATGTGTTGTCAATCTGAAAATTTTCAGAACTTAAATGTCAACGCACACAAATCCCAATGATGCACAGCATGAAAATTATGTAAACAAAGTGCAATAATAGTGACTATACATAGCCTTTCTTGGAGTATGGGTCTTTCAGGGATGGGAACAATGTCACTACCCCTAGCGCGTACTGTTCTCTAACAGCTTTGGTGGGGAGGTGCCTGAAAAACGATTTTAAATTAGCATGCTTAAGTAATGGCAAAATAGTaacttgtatttaaaaaaaaaaaataaaatgcacaaaTAGAACACACATACCCATGGCAATCAATCATGTGAGCCACTATTATATTGACCATTTTTCTTCTGGTAGCATCTGTTAGAGTTTGTGTTGTGTGATATTCCTGGAGAACCTCTTCACCACCTGAATTGGTTCCAAGTACACCTTCAATTaacttgagaaaaaaaagatgcaaaaagTGAGGAATAGCTTTTCTACATATTAAGAATAatgaagtagaaaaaaaacatgagaacTGAGTTTTGTCACAACCTTTTTAGCAGATGCTGCATCAACAGTACCCTCAACTCTTGTTTTCTTCCTGGGACCCTCATCTAGAAGTATAGTTGATGTACTTGCATTTGAGCTGAAGCTTGAGTCAGAACAATCAGATGCAGAAGACAAGGAGCAATCAGAAAattctaaaaggaaaaaacaacattctgtaaggtgtagaaaaaaaaatctggctgCAGATTTTTAACTAACAAAGCAACATCACACTGCAGACCTGACTCATTTAAATTAACTGATCTCAATGTTCAAACAGCTGATTGGTCAAATTGTGTGCTCCTGATTATTTGGAACAACCAGCAGCCACACGGCCCTTCCCCGTGTCTGGTGTTGAGTTTGCCCCTTTAAATTTCTCACCATCACTTGAGAAAACTGTTAGGACCACAGTGCCTTGGCTGATAAGGTCACTGAAAATCACTTCATCAACTTCTGTCCCTGTTGCATCTTTGTACACTACTTTTGCATCAGGTGGCAGGCAAAATCTCTCGATGACTGGAAAAGATAAGATATATCTGAGTGCACCTTTTAAGTAAACTGTTCTTGCCTCACATTCACTAAAGTGATACACCACTGTATGATTCAAGAGACTTGGCGAAACGCCCTACAAAAATTCTGTCCCCCAACTAAAATTAGGTAAGATATAAACAAACCTTTTTCATGAAACTGCATAAACTCAAACCGCCCATCAACCTCTTCCAACTTCACATACTTCTGCTGTTGGCAGTATCGAACCTGGACCAGCATTTTACTGagacaaaataataacaaaaatggCATACTAGTAAGTATTTGACATTTAGAGCAATTCAAgcaaaaatgattaaaacacTGACATATACCGTACATGGTGATTAGTACTGACCATGCGTTTGAATTTCACTGCAATAACATTTAATGTTATCAAATAAACCTGTGTCTGTCCATgctgggccctgtttcagaaagccggtttagaaaactcagagttaaaaatgatactcagggttgagtaaccccgaactgtccaactcggaatattcggtttcagaaaggctgataacaattagttcaatcaacgcggagttgctttaaccccaagttaagcacgcgcataaagccctgattagtggagcacagattaagcgagtcaccatggagacggagggaaagaaggcgcggccaatgtattttacagcgcttgaggccaaaattctgatggcagcatatgccgataacatgcaaattttggaaaaaagtaacacagcctcagctgcaaaagaaagggagcatgcatggcaatacatagccgacagagtcaatgcgtgagtgttaatttaaacattgatctagggatttccacccatttaacacgttattttattatatttcattttatttttattttatacattttattttgtgatgtgatgtgagcgcatgtgcaacccaacaggccccaaacgttcctggcagcaagtaaaaatgaaatataaaaaatgtagaggaagagggtccagccacttctccaacaaacctttcctcagtaagatgttcagcactgatttacaaccaacctaagtaggcatgtactatgaatgtcaatgctattttctgtgtttcaatagctccctgtaaagcagctgtacaagacctgtttgatcaagaaaataaaaaatgctttttggaaatggaacacttcaagcagcagaatggaatgtgagtgccatctatacagccaatcacgcctgggaaccctgaaaataaatgtaaaatctaagtagtagtgttaaaatctcccaattcttttaatctttgggctgaaggaaggacaatactcggtgtataaatgctcaatcaacaatcatttatttccatacaattcaacacttttgagcataaaaccatcatgatggggagacctgcctgcagagggtcacagcaagtctcaaaatggtgacgggttactcagcttcttatagcctctagtggcccccacctagtcgtaaaagcctaaacattcacattctttctctcacacggcgcctaagttatgacctcggctccctgtctttctgctctctgtaaaggtgggggtatggaatgtggtctgtctCTTCTGCTATCAGAACAACAAGGCCttctgcacccaacattctcttcatgattcagcagtatgcaatgtcaagaaaccatgtaacatatggaacgccaggactgccataatgaattacttaaatacaccattaaataattaattaaatgtggcaataattaattaaaatgggaattaattaattaaataaatagttatgacacatgtaattaattaattattgacacatttaattaattatttatgtatttcacattttaattaattattgacacatttaattaattaattattgacacatttaattaattatttatgtatttcacattttaattaattattgacacatttaattaattatttcatgatatatttatttatttcattttggcagtcctggcgcctggctctcatcatgaattaattttatctgtcagcctcacccatcaaactcaggggcggggttaacgctgatcgactcaaaaccattgctttggcctggtggccattgttttagcccacaacaaccggcagaactgaactttgaaaaaccctgtttgtgtgtcaccaaataccgttttaatattttttagccgagaatgtagtggtttaatcttcatatgtctgatcggtttgtcaagatacagcctctttgcaaaagtgcttcgatgatttcggagatgtctgcccagtctcacggcaaagcgtgggatagacccgctcgcctcgcaagcaatcgagctgttgttaccgccgacaaagcgcaggccccggtacacagctgCAATAACCCCGCTGACACTGActtcttttactgaggttatatttatcgggttttatttcctgatgttcgtatgtgtcctacgtgtttcagtcgccaattctgaattataactaacattaaaaacacgtttaaggaggagagagaggaaataaattcgattaacagctgatgtttgggtttctgttcagtaatcagcgtgacctgcgtataaacgcataaaagagaaaacgttggtgtttccgtcatgtagtaactgctggctttaactgtacaaaggttgttcgacactatgaaacacatacagacttcatgatgttcggctaatatttttattgtgaatattaatcatgagggtgacctgtacaccacggagcgaggtcagcatctctccacgatatcttcagatctctgagttaacacagagtttcccagctgactatctaactgtcatctacgaatatgtcacgggtcatatcagtatgattttacagaaaagcatccttaatactgccaactattccagagacgtgaaaatctacagcataaagaacacaaaaatatagcagtctaacgcaacactgtaacagagatgaaccgtcagtttgtcgcagatcaaagtggaatgaaagtgattggttgaacaggtgttcgtgatctgtgttatctgcattttcatcagtgtaagagactcagcagcagattagactaacagttatacatttaataaattaccaaatgaatccacgatcgaacctgttccgacaatttgagtttgtattccctcagctgcagactcgctgctgtttaaatgtttgagaggaagattagatataaagcaaacatcaaacatagactcagtctgcggtcacatttgatatgaggccagcaCGGATAttggctgtgtcctgttttaagatcatacatgtaaaattgttgtctgacctccgtcgatccagccgctcagagtccgtggttaccatggttactacataagcagctataatgtaaacattacgcagcatgggtgtttatgttttcattgcaaaagaactgtctgaatggttaactgacgttaacttggataaattatagttaaggagtatcacagataacgcccatgtgagctgctgaaatcagtaggctattactgaaatacacgtgctatatcataaactacgatataaatagggaggtcctattaacatgtttagttttaaaggacaccttcctgcctttagtctcattcatgagcagtattagttttcttctaacatccagaagtctgcaccatgtgtttcacagtttgtaacaaaccttttacagttaaacataacatgaccgaaaaagcaaaaaaaaaaaaaaaaagagagagagagagagagagagagaaatcacacaaattatatgttaagctcatttatttttagttaagtaaactctaaaaattctaacatagctggtgcttagaatacagttaaataactattaaaacagatgatataatatttctgtccaggttgcagtcttcatcttgaacatgctgttgcaaactctgctcctctcggtggaaatgcgccttctctttcctctttgtataaaaacattttaaaagtcagtttaatctcaaaattcactgttaaatccgaaacacaccagataaagaaaagcgaatagttcagtctaacacatgtgttagtgaaccattaaacgtctgtaaaactctgcagttatgaaacataactttaatttgagccaaaccgatttgctcagttgtaaataaaacagcgaagtaaacgtgacccgacagacaaaacctgagtgaattaagtccagcgtttaaccactgagagctaaaactcaggtgaggtttcaaagctgtgtgcaggtgattggacatcagctgccgataaagtGGCTTCGCCTAtaaagtcctctgtaaggaaacaagctccagcagctctgcgctcggaaaaatactatatttacttatgttgtgcagaaaatgcgctgacattgcgttatatcagcaccggctgcccagttaaactgtgactatcaccaggtaacgtgggcgtgtttcttgaattagcagcaggtgttaaacagctgacaggtgaggaggacgcatgcaggtaaactgagggcctgctgagctgatcgctggtgtcctgagaaacatgtcagctcgttctttatgttacagaagcacagagacacaagaccaggcggaaagagacgatcgttcggtgaaaatgcgaatctgcgaatgcaacatgtggaacacggagagtgggatatgtaaacaaaccggttgacgtaacccctcggtgcactctgcatgctgactgttagcagagctactgaaatctctgaaaacatctgagcacttttgcaaacatgttctatgttgataacctgaccagacatgtgaagattacaGCGACATTCGcgtgtagttggtgacagaaaacggggtattttaaaactacaccaccaccattgctgcctgtgatttgaaacgcattctgggatacctggctgcctcaagtctacagaagcaatcgattatctaggatcgacctgttttgacttacattgcacggcaaccaatcaaatgttagagaagctgcatgggcagcgttaaccccgcccgtgagtttgatgggtgagtctgacagataaaattaattcatgatgagagccaggcgccaggactgccaaaatgaaataaataaatatatcatgaaataattaattaaatgtgtcaataattaattaaaatgtgaaatacataaataattaattaaatgtgtcaataattaattaattaaatgtgtcaataattaattaaaatatgaaatacataaataattaattaaatgtgtcaataattaattaattacatgtgtcataactatttatttaattaattaattcccattttaattaattattgccacatttaattaattatttaatggtgtatttaagtaattcattatggcagtcctggcgttccatagtaACACGttcaacagtgtcgaataatacaggtcaatccaatagatctaatgattttcacactcttttaggtcagaagtataatggaaactaaaactacatactgatcacacactctatattaaggggtataatatgatctacagcagtatcataattcaactactttgattacatatatatgataacatatgataacagaataatctcactgtagttcaagtatcaccacatcatgaattaagttttgttcatcctgatacctgcaattttgtggaatccctctttgataaatcttgtgggtctatgaccggggaacaccacaaacgagtacaggagacgtttcagtgcaactgtcacattcctgactgcccgacagacggtagccttggaaacgtgctcagcgtcaccaatattatacagaaagctcccgtttgcaaaaaaaacgaagtgcaatacaaataatatgtacagaactgagagaatgtccgcgatgtgtcacatgagcaatataaggcctgaggatgttattcaaataaattatggattgtgctgaaaaacggtaacgttcacacagaaaatcatcaggacatgataaaatgtccaaacgcgctctaatcactctctcccggcggagagctctgcggagaatttgggcttcaacatctactggctcttcaaggaaggggcacgccatgtctgacacttcctacagtcaggtttccgacaaagaggcggagaagttcagggttagttgaagtaaacctgctagggggcaggttagcttcacagagtgtgtcgtcatagtaacgcactcagaattaatctaaactcgctttgtgaaaccgaaaacccagagttttcgttaactcagggtatacttactcagagtttgcactaaaccggctttctgaaacagggcccaggaGTCCAATTGATACACAACACAATACAAAATACAT
This window harbors:
- the LOC120442229 gene encoding uncharacterized protein LOC120442229, with protein sequence MCFCWLHRGGCLPCCCLEYFTETVRYCQQQKYVKLEEVDGRFEFMQFHEKVIERFCLPPDAKVVYKDATGTEVDEVIFSDLISQGTVVLTVFSSDEFSDCSLSSASDCSDSSFSSNASTSTILLDEGPRKKTRVEGTVDAASAKKLIEGVLGTNSGGEEVLQEYHTTQTLTDATRRKMVNIIVAHMIDCHGHLPTKAVREQYALGVVTLFPSLKDPYSKKGYEHFYDAASSTGYISWRLKTIQRKTRRGSAPPSSSTGFAQEGGKKLSVHKLDNVLIYIISYFVFIYLSAQGPNSQRPINVDMQLDGDACQEAISLLNHTSDTSLIFQKMRETFQHRQKLINDPDKSLDILSIFPRFLDTKGLVNQDFTLLFDDEISTRLLQKWDPIFRYQIIKEAKQLTSTVELRQLVQSAESLPGSDLDEAATFDQDMASLLLLLHLLPPPPGGPK